The Cervus canadensis isolate Bull #8, Minnesota chromosome X, ASM1932006v1, whole genome shotgun sequence genome contains a region encoding:
- the CHST7 gene encoding carbohydrate sulfotransferase 7, with the protein MKGRRRRRREYCKFALLLVLYTLVLLLIPSVLDGGRDGDKGARHCPGLQRSLGVWSLEAAAAGEREEGAEARPAAEGGAGGSPRSPGNLNSAVGEAASREKQHIYVHATWRTGSSFLGELFNQHPDVFYLYEPMWHLWQALYPGDAESLQGALRDMLRSLFRCDFSVLQLYAPPGDPAARPPDAANLTTASLFRWRTNKVICSPPLCPGAPRARAEVGLVEDTACERSCPPVALRALEAECRKYPVVVIKDVRLLDLGVLVPLLRDPGLNLKVVQLFRDPRAVHNSRLKSRQGLLRESIQVLRTRQRGDRFHRVLLAHGVGARPGGASRALPAAPRADFFLTGALEVICEAWMRDLLFARGAPTWLRRRYLRLRYEDLVRQPRAQLRRLQRFAGLRALAALDAFALNMTRGAAYGADRPFHLSARDAREAVHAWRERLSREQVHQVEAACAPAMRLLAYPRSGEDVDVEPPEDEETQPEPEEDDAT; encoded by the coding sequence ATGaagggccggcggcggcggcgccgggaGTACTGCAAGTTCGCGCTGCTGTTGGTGCTATACACGCTGGTGCTTCTGCTCATCCCCTCGGTCCTGGACGGCGGCCGCGACGGGGACAAGGGAGCCCGGCACTGCCCAGGTCTGCAGCGCAGCCTGGGAGTGTGGAGcctggaggcggcggcggcgggcgagCGCGAAGAGGGCGCGGAGGCGCGGCCAGCCGCGGAGGGGGGCGCTGGCGGGTCCCCTAGGTCCCCGGGCAACCTCAACAGCGCCGTCGGGGAGGCCGCGTCTCGCGAAAAGCAGCACATCTACGTGCATGCCACCTGGCGCACCGGCTCATCGTTCCTGGGCGAGCTCTTTAACCAGCACCCGGACGTTTTCTACTTGTACGAGCCCATGTGGCATCTGTGGCAGGCGCTGTATCCGGGCGATGCCGAGAGTCTGCAGGGCGCACTCCGCGACATGCTGCGCTCACTCTTCCGCTGCGACTTCTCAGTCCTGCAGCTGTACGCGCCGCCCGGTGACCCCGCTGCGCGCCCCCCGGACGCGGCCAATCTCACCACGGCCTCCCTCTTTCGCTGGCGGACCAACAAGGTCATCTGCTCGCCGCCGCTGTGCCCTGGCGCACCCCGGGCCCGCGCCGAGGTCGGCCTCGTAGAGGACACCGCCTGCGAGCGCAGCTGCCCACCCGTGGCTCTCCGAGCCCTGGAGGCCGAGTGCCGTAAGTATCCGGTGGTGGTCATCAAGGACGTGCGCCTCCTCGACCTGGGTGTGCTGGTGCCCCTTCTGCGCGACCCAGGCCTCAACCTGAAGGTGGTGCAGCTTTTCCGCGACCCGCGAGCTGTCCACAACTCGCGTCTCAAGTCCCGGCAGGGGCTGCTGCGCGAGAGCATCCAGGTGCTGCGCACCCGCCAAAGGGGCGACCGCTTCCACCGTGTGCTGCTGGCGCACGGCGTGGGAGCTCGCCCCGGGGGAGCGTCCCGCGCGCTGCCAGCCGCGCCGCGTGCCGACTTCTTCCTGACCGGTGCGCTTGAGGTGATCTGCGAAGCCTGGATGCGCGATTTGCTGTTCGCGCGCGGCGCTCCCACCTGGCTGCGGCGCCGCTACCTGAGGCTACGCTACGAGGACCTGGTGCGGCAGCCGCGCGCCCAGCTGCGCCGCTTGCAACGCTTTGCCGGGCTCCGCGCGCTTGCAGCCCTCGACGCCTTCGCGCTCAACATGACGCGCGGCGCTGCCTATGGCGCCGACCGGCCCTTCCACCTGTCGGCGCGCGATGCCCGCGAGGCCGTGCACGCCTGGCGCGAGCGCCTGAGCCGAGAGCAGGTGCACCAGGTGGAGGCCGCCTGCGCCCCAGCCATGCGCCTGCTGGCTTACCCTCGTAGCGGGGAAGACGTCGATGTCGAGCCGCCTGAGGACGAGGAGACACAGCCAGAGCCCGAGGAGGACGACGCCACGTAG